The Chloroflexus aggregans DSM 9485 genome segment TGGGCCGCGTCCGGTGGTGACGCGGGTGCATCGTGGTGCGCCGCCAGAGCCTCGTCGTCGCCCGATGTCGACTGGTGAGACGATGGTTAATCGGAACGGTACCGGTGAGTCTTCGTCCGATCAGGTCTCATCTGCACCGGTTTTGTCTGAGGTGTCTCCGCCTCTGTCAGAGGTGCCGTCATCCGCTACTCTAGTAACTCAAGTACGCGAACCCGAGGCTGCGGTGCCGAGTGCGCCGGCGGCAAGCGCAGCGGCAGTACGCGAACCCGAGGCTGCGGTGCCGAGTGCGCCGGCGGCAAGCGCAGCGGCAGTACGCGAACCCGAGGCTGCGGTGCCGAGTGCGCCGGCGGCAAGCGCAGCGGCAGCCGCTCCGGCGACTCCTGATACGAGGAGCGAGGAAGAAGAGATCGCTGCGTTAATCGAAGCTTCAGCGGCAGTAGAGTTCGTACCGGTTGATATTAATCGCGCCGACCGCGCCACGCTCATAACGTTACCCGGTATCGGGCCGGTACTGGCCGATCGAATCATCGCATATCGTGAAGCTCACGGCCCGTTTAAAAGTGTTGATGATCTGATAGCTGTGTCAGGCATTGGTGAACGTAATATTAACGCCTTCCGCAAGCTCGTCTACGTTACGCATGACTGAACCGTATTTGCTGCCACGTGGCAACCATGCCTGCTTACTGATCCATGGTTTTGTCGGTGACCCTGGTGAGATGCGCAGCCTCGCTGATTATTTAGCTGAGGCTGGTCTTACTGTGCTTGGTGTGCGTCTACCCGGCCACACCGGCCATCCCGAAGACTTGATGGCGGTCAGTTGGCGTGATTGGCTTGCGGCTGTGCGGCAGGCATTTGATTGGTTGACCGACTGTTATGCTACCGTTTCGGTGATTGGGTTTTCGCTCGGCGGGGCGTTGGCTGCCCTGCTTGCCGCCGAACGACCGGTGCATCGGTTGGTGATGTTGGCGACACCGTACCGCCTCGGTGGCGACTGGCGGATAGACGTGTTGGGTGTGGCGCGTTACGTTGTGCCGTGGTTTTATCTGTTGGCGCAAGCCGATTTTTCTAGTCCCGATCTGCGGGCTTCCATTTGGCGACGACAGCCTGACCTTGATCTCGATGATCCGGCAATTCAGCAGATGTTACGCCGATCGATTAAGGTGTCGGTGGCAGCGATTGATGAATTACGCCTGGCGTTGGCAGCAACTCGGCGTGTGCTACCGGAAGTACGAACACCGGTGTTGATCGTCCACGGTCGAGATGATAATACTGCTGACCCGGCAAGTGCTTCAGCGATAGCGGCACGGATCGGTGGCGTGCGTTGCGAGATCGTCTATTATCCGGCGACCGGCCATCAACTGTTGCTGACCGGGCCGCACCGGCAGATGATTTTTCACCGGATTGGCCGGTTTTTGTCAAGGTAAAAGGCGGGCATTCCTATATCCCTACATAGTTGTTGTGCAGCCAACAGGTCCAATGGTCGGAGCTGTTTCGTTGTGCGCGTTCATTTTCCGTCAATAGTTGCCGGTGCTCTCGCACAAAGATTGCATTCGCCATCGGAATGAGCGCTGTTGCTACCTCCAAACTTATGTTGACG includes the following:
- a CDS encoding ComEA family DNA-binding protein is translated as MWRKLLFVVLLVGIGYLIWRRMQSGTEALPSFAPPPGKPATPQSTLPTSSSAEGGPRPVVTRVHRGAPPPPTPTSAAPSGTSTSGPRPVVTRVHRGAPPEPRRRPMSTGETMVNRNGTGESSSDQVSSAPVLSEVSPPLSEVPSSATLVTQVREPEAAVPSAPAASAAAVREPEAAVPSAPAASAAAVREPEAAVPSAPAASAAAAAPATPDTRSEEEEIAALIEASAAVEFVPVDINRADRATLITLPGIGPVLADRIIAYREAHGPFKSVDDLIAVSGIGERNINAFRKLVYVTHD
- a CDS encoding alpha/beta hydrolase gives rise to the protein MTEPYLLPRGNHACLLIHGFVGDPGEMRSLADYLAEAGLTVLGVRLPGHTGHPEDLMAVSWRDWLAAVRQAFDWLTDCYATVSVIGFSLGGALAALLAAERPVHRLVMLATPYRLGGDWRIDVLGVARYVVPWFYLLAQADFSSPDLRASIWRRQPDLDLDDPAIQQMLRRSIKVSVAAIDELRLALAATRRVLPEVRTPVLIVHGRDDNTADPASASAIAARIGGVRCEIVYYPATGHQLLLTGPHRQMIFHRIGRFLSR